A region from the Arachis ipaensis cultivar K30076 chromosome B01, Araip1.1, whole genome shotgun sequence genome encodes:
- the LOC110270367 gene encoding cysteine-rich and transmembrane domain-containing protein A-like → MSYYDHQQQPPVGVPPPQGYPPKDAYPPPGYPPAQGYPPPGYPQPGYPPQQAYAPQYAQQPPPRQETGFLEGCLAALCCCCLLDACF, encoded by the exons ATGAGCTACTACGATCATCAGCAACAACCACCAGTGGGTGTTCCTCCTCCACAGG GGTATCCACCAAAGGATGCTTATCCACCTCCAGGGTACCCTCCAGCACAAGGGTACCCACCACCAGGGTACCCCCAACCAGGGTATCCTCCACAACAAGCGTATGCTCCACAGTATGCTCAACAACCTCCTCCTAGACAAGAAACTGGTTTTCTTGAAGGATG TTTAGCGGCACTATGCTGCTGTTGCCTATTGGACGCGTGTTTTTGA
- the LOC107627895 gene encoding uncharacterized protein LOC107627895 encodes MGNCQAAEVATVVIQHPAGNKVEKLYSSINAKDVMNSNPGHYVALVVSSPNLNSQNGTPFKQFKLLRPDDTLLLGQVYRLITFEDVLKEFASKKCGKLGKLLERSGNGVQMKHKGPNPTASNSDFNSIKVEQEIHQMGSNGSSSSSYNKGFGKHFVVGGGSQWRPALQSIAEVGT; translated from the exons ATGGGGAATTGCCAAGCTGCGGAGGTTGCAACGGTGGTCATTCAGCACCCGGCGGGGAACAAAGTTGAGAAGCTTTATTCGTCGATTAACGCTAAGGACGTTATGAATTCCAATCCTGGCCATTATGTTGCGCTTGTTGTGTCTTCCCCCAATCTCAACTCTCAAAACGGAACGCCATTCAAGCAGTTCAAGCTTCTAAGACCTGATGACACTTTGCTTCTTGGCCAGGTTTATCGTTTGATCACTTTTGAAG ATGTGTTGAAGGAGTTTGCTTCGAAAAAATGCGGTAAGCTTGGGAAACTGCTCGAGAGAAGTGGAAATGGGGTTCAGATGAAGCACAAGGGCCCAAATCCTACTGCTTCAAATTCTGATTTCAATTCCATTAAG GTGGAACAGGAGATTCACCAAATGGGAAGTAatggcagcagcagcagcagctatAACAAAGGTTTTGGAAAGCATTTTGTTGTTGGTGGTGGTAGTCAATGGAGGCCAGCCTTACAGAGCATTGCAGAAGTTGGAACTTGA